One Sphingomonas sabuli genomic region harbors:
- the ruvC gene encoding crossover junction endodeoxyribonuclease RuvC encodes MTLILGLDPGLGTTGWGLIRAEGNRLSHVANGQLKTDSKESLPRRLSHLAAQLDALIADRAPDTAAVEEVFVNKNPQSTLKLGQARGVVLLCAARGGMDVGEYAARLVKKAVVGTGAAEKAQVHAMIQRLLPGAQIAGADAADALAVAITHAHHVASHRSGLV; translated from the coding sequence TTGACGCTCATCCTGGGTCTCGACCCCGGGCTGGGAACAACCGGCTGGGGGCTCATTCGCGCCGAAGGCAATCGCCTGTCCCACGTCGCCAACGGACAGTTGAAGACGGACAGCAAGGAATCGCTGCCGCGGCGCCTGTCGCATCTCGCCGCACAGCTCGACGCGCTGATCGCCGACCGCGCGCCGGACACCGCCGCGGTCGAGGAGGTGTTCGTCAACAAGAACCCGCAATCGACGCTGAAGCTGGGCCAGGCGCGGGGCGTCGTCCTGCTATGCGCCGCCCGCGGGGGCATGGACGTCGGCGAATATGCTGCGCGGCTGGTGAAAAAGGCCGTGGTCGGCACCGGCGCCGCGGAAAAGGCGCAGGTCCATGCGATGATCCAGCGCCTGTTGCCCGGTGCGCAGATCGCCGGCGCCGACGCCGCCGATGCGCTGGCGGTGGCCATCACCCACGCCCATCATGTCGCGAGCCACCGTTCAGGACTGGTTTAG
- a CDS encoding GFA family protein, with the protein MTHVASCRCGQLTATATGDPVRVSVCHCLNCKKRSGSMFAAQVRWPEDRVTIAGQSKSFPMTGDSGSHANFHFCPDCGTDVYYVTENDPDRLVAITMGTLDKPTAFTPFYSVYESRKPAWLTIAGEGIDHFD; encoded by the coding sequence ATGACCCACGTCGCCTCCTGCCGCTGCGGGCAACTTACTGCCACCGCGACCGGTGACCCGGTCCGCGTGTCCGTCTGTCACTGCCTTAACTGCAAGAAACGGTCGGGGAGCATGTTCGCGGCGCAGGTGCGCTGGCCCGAAGACCGCGTGACGATCGCCGGCCAATCGAAAAGCTTTCCGATGACCGGCGACAGCGGCTCACACGCCAACTTCCACTTCTGTCCCGATTGCGGGACGGACGTCTATTACGTCACCGAGAACGACCCCGACCGGCTCGTCGCGATAACGATGGGCACGCTCGACAAGCCCACCGCGTTCACGCCCTTTTATTCCGTCTACGAAAGCCGCAAGCCGGCCTGGCTGACCATCGCCGGCGAGGGCATCGACCACTTCGACTGA
- a CDS encoding lytic murein transglycosylase: protein MAAVRNFATIGSTLVLALLAGAAVATPPLPMPPPPPDNPAFVAGPEPVLDSTGDPRVDAYRDRLLDEGGTSWRPYLVRLFAGIRADPQLIACFDEQAAIVEPADFIRHYVTSERIARGRALYRVLSGRAQAGTTPPEVRLAMWGMLSDFGDRPPQHDAIAALLVLGAHDRGARGDFQLHHAARLVVAGDVPRERLRAGDSGRLGQTAILPGRFDTQARDGNGDGRKDVWSSRADILASLDVGDWSAYPGMPVAVAVRPAQFDLSDPIDARRARALEQVNNVPANILRRYDGKRWAGAQQGWAGAYVEPYGKAGPAFLVLPPAWAVNSVNPYRELYFNDDHDKGFALAAALLADAIAGRPVPDLPAAP from the coding sequence ATGGCCGCTGTTCGGAATTTTGCAACGATCGGATCGACCCTGGTGCTGGCGCTGCTTGCCGGTGCCGCGGTCGCGACTCCGCCGCTGCCCATGCCGCCCCCGCCCCCCGACAACCCGGCTTTCGTTGCCGGGCCCGAACCCGTGCTGGACAGCACCGGCGACCCCCGGGTCGACGCCTATCGCGACCGGCTGCTGGACGAGGGCGGTACCAGCTGGCGGCCCTATCTTGTCCGCCTGTTCGCCGGCATCCGCGCCGACCCGCAGCTGATTGCGTGCTTCGACGAACAGGCCGCGATCGTCGAACCGGCCGATTTCATTCGCCACTACGTCACGTCCGAACGCATTGCCCGGGGCCGCGCGCTGTACCGCGTACTGTCCGGTCGCGCGCAGGCCGGCACCACCCCGCCGGAAGTGCGCCTGGCGATGTGGGGAATGCTGTCGGATTTTGGCGACCGCCCGCCGCAGCATGACGCGATCGCGGCGCTGCTGGTCCTCGGCGCGCACGATCGCGGCGCGCGTGGGGATTTCCAGCTGCATCATGCCGCTCGGCTGGTAGTCGCCGGCGACGTCCCTCGCGAACGGCTGCGCGCCGGGGACAGCGGACGCCTTGGCCAGACGGCCATCCTGCCCGGTCGTTTCGATACCCAGGCGCGCGACGGCAACGGCGACGGGCGCAAGGACGTCTGGTCGAGCCGCGCCGACATTCTCGCCTCGCTCGATGTCGGCGACTGGTCGGCCTATCCCGGCATGCCGGTCGCGGTCGCCGTCCGGCCGGCGCAGTTCGACCTGTCCGACCCGATTGATGCGCGGCGCGCGCGGGCGCTCGAACAGGTCAATAACGTACCCGCCAATATCCTCCGCCGGTATGACGGCAAGCGATGGGCGGGCGCGCAGCAAGGCTGGGCCGGCGCCTACGTCGAGCCCTACGGGAAGGCCGGCCCGGCATTCCTTGTCCTGCCGCCGGCGTGGGCGGTGAACAGCGTCAATCCGTACCGCGAGCTCTATTTCAACGACGACCATGACAAGGGCTTCGCGCTTGCCGCGGCGCTGCTGGCCGACGCCATCGCCGGCCGGCCCGTACCCGACCTGCCCGCCGCGCCCTAG
- a CDS encoding DUF1622 domain-containing protein: protein MLDALSIDIAHTVGRIIELLGIAIIALGAFFYLLRFLIRSFDPRSRDQAVADFRSNLGRAILLGLEFLVAADIINTVAVTPTLQSLAVLAGIVAIRTFLSWSLEVEIEGRWPWQRRSASREV from the coding sequence ATGCTTGACGCCCTATCCATCGACATCGCCCACACCGTCGGCCGAATCATCGAGCTGCTGGGCATCGCGATCATCGCGCTCGGGGCCTTCTTCTACCTGTTGCGCTTTCTCATCCGCTCGTTCGACCCGCGGTCCCGCGACCAGGCGGTGGCCGACTTTCGCTCCAACCTCGGACGGGCGATCCTGCTGGGCCTCGAATTCCTCGTCGCCGCGGACATCATCAACACCGTGGCGGTAACGCCGACGCTGCAGAGCCTGGCGGTGCTGGCCGGGATCGTGGCGATCCGGACCTTCCTCAGCTGGTCGCTGGAAGTGGAGATCGAGGGCCGCTGGCCGTGGCAGCGGCGCAGCGCCAGCCGCGAGGTCTAG
- the ruvA gene encoding Holliday junction branch migration protein RuvA, producing the protein MIARLTGKLAEMGADTAVIDVGGVGYLVHCSARTLEAFGAVGNDVLVLTELQVREDAWTLFGFGSAAERDTFRALTSIQGVGGRLAQAILSALSPDELARAVSQEDKAMIGRANGVGPKLAARIANELKGKLGAPSIGGGAPAPRAGAAADALSALANLGFKPADASAAVNAALDELGADASLDALVRMALKKSR; encoded by the coding sequence TTGATTGCGCGCCTGACCGGCAAGCTTGCGGAAATGGGCGCCGACACGGCGGTGATCGACGTCGGCGGCGTCGGCTACCTGGTCCATTGCAGCGCGCGCACGCTCGAAGCCTTTGGCGCGGTCGGCAACGATGTCCTCGTCCTCACCGAATTGCAGGTGCGCGAGGATGCGTGGACCCTGTTCGGCTTCGGCAGCGCGGCGGAGCGCGACACGTTCCGCGCGCTGACCAGCATTCAGGGCGTCGGCGGCCGGCTGGCGCAGGCGATCCTGTCTGCCTTGTCGCCCGACGAACTCGCGCGCGCCGTGAGCCAGGAAGACAAGGCGATGATCGGCCGCGCCAACGGCGTCGGGCCGAAGCTCGCCGCCCGCATCGCCAATGAGCTCAAAGGCAAGCTCGGCGCCCCCAGCATTGGCGGCGGCGCCCCCGCCCCGCGCGCCGGCGCCGCCGCCGACGCTCTGTCCGCCCTCGCCAACCTCGGCTTCAAGCCCGCCGACGCCAGCGCGGCCGTCAACGCCGCGCTCGACGAACTCGGCGCCGATGCCTCGCTCGACGCGCTGGTGCGGATGGCCCTGAAAAAGTCCAGATGA
- a CDS encoding alpha/beta fold hydrolase has translation MPTITTRDGTEIFYKDWGPKDARPIVFHHGWPLSADDWDAQLMFFLAKGYRVIAHDRRGHGRSAQVSEGHDMDHYAADVADLAAALDLKDAVHAGHSTGGGEVAHYVARAEPGRVAKAVLISAVPPIMVKSDSNPGGTPIEVFDGYRAGVAANRAQIYLDVASGPFYGFNRDGATVSEGVIRNWWRQGMMGGIKAHYDGIKAFSETDFTEDLKAIDVPVLVMHGDDDQIVPYADSAPLSAKLLKNGTLKTYAGFPHGMCTTHADTINADLLAFIEGSLQGDDASSQREAVPA, from the coding sequence ATGCCCACCATCACCACCCGCGACGGGACCGAGATTTTCTACAAGGACTGGGGGCCCAAGGACGCCCGGCCGATCGTCTTTCATCATGGCTGGCCGCTGTCGGCCGACGATTGGGACGCGCAGCTGATGTTCTTCCTGGCCAAGGGCTATCGGGTCATCGCTCACGACCGGCGCGGCCATGGCCGCTCGGCGCAGGTTAGCGAGGGTCATGACATGGACCATTATGCGGCCGACGTGGCCGACCTTGCCGCCGCGCTCGACCTCAAGGACGCGGTCCATGCCGGCCATTCCACCGGCGGCGGGGAGGTCGCGCATTATGTCGCGCGGGCCGAGCCGGGGCGGGTCGCCAAGGCGGTGCTGATCAGCGCGGTGCCGCCGATCATGGTCAAGTCCGACAGCAACCCGGGCGGCACGCCGATCGAAGTGTTCGACGGCTATCGCGCGGGCGTCGCTGCCAATCGCGCGCAAATCTACCTCGATGTCGCGAGCGGCCCATTCTACGGGTTCAACCGCGACGGCGCGACCGTCAGCGAAGGCGTCATCCGCAACTGGTGGCGGCAGGGCATGATGGGCGGGATCAAGGCCCATTACGACGGCATCAAGGCGTTCAGCGAAACCGACTTCACCGAGGATCTGAAGGCGATCGACGTGCCCGTGCTGGTGATGCACGGCGATGACGACCAGATCGTGCCCTATGCCGACTCTGCGCCCCTTTCGGCCAAGCTGCTGAAGAACGGGACGCTCAAGACCTACGCCGGCTTTCCGCACGGCATGTGCACGACGCATGCCGATACGATCAACGCCGACCTGCTCGCCTTTATCGAAGGCAGCCTGCAGGGTGACGACGCCAGCAGCCAGCGGGAGGCCGTGCCCGCCTAG
- a CDS encoding zinc-dependent alcohol dehydrogenase: MRAVTWQGRHDIRVDTVPDPEIVNPRDAILKVTSTAICGSDLHLYDGYIPTMRAGDIVGHEFMGEVVEVGPKSTLKKGQRVVVPFTISCGQCFFCDRQQFSACDNSNPAETSDASETGMGHPMGAAFGYAHLTGGYAGGQAEYVRVPYSDIGPVVIPDGLDDDKVLFLSDILPTGWQAAVNADIEPGDTVAVWGCGPVGLFAIQSALILGAERVIAIDHFPSRLNLARQLGAEILDYTQGDVREALTDMTGGIGPDACIDCVGMESHGLTADNVIDQIKVSTFMASDRIYALRQAILACRKGGRLSIPGVYGGFADSFPIGQLMEKGLTVKSGQTHVQKFTAELLAKIEDGTIDTTFLISHHAPLEDAADMYKHWHDEQNDYTKIVLKPDLPKGAVKKVQEVEYADA, translated from the coding sequence ATGCGCGCAGTCACCTGGCAGGGACGCCACGACATTCGGGTCGATACCGTGCCCGATCCGGAAATCGTCAATCCCCGCGACGCCATCCTGAAGGTTACCTCGACCGCCATCTGCGGGTCCGACCTGCACCTGTACGACGGCTACATCCCGACCATGCGGGCAGGCGACATCGTCGGCCATGAATTCATGGGCGAAGTGGTCGAGGTGGGGCCGAAGTCGACGTTGAAGAAGGGCCAGCGCGTGGTCGTGCCGTTCACCATTTCGTGCGGCCAATGCTTCTTTTGCGACCGGCAGCAATTCAGCGCCTGCGACAACAGCAACCCGGCCGAAACGTCCGACGCGTCGGAAACCGGCATGGGCCATCCGATGGGCGCGGCCTTCGGCTACGCGCATCTGACGGGCGGCTATGCCGGCGGGCAGGCCGAATATGTCCGCGTGCCCTATTCGGACATCGGCCCGGTGGTCATTCCCGACGGGCTGGACGACGACAAGGTGCTGTTCCTGTCCGACATCCTGCCGACCGGGTGGCAGGCGGCGGTCAATGCGGACATCGAACCGGGCGATACGGTGGCGGTCTGGGGTTGCGGGCCGGTCGGGCTGTTCGCCATCCAGTCCGCGCTGATCCTTGGCGCGGAACGGGTCATCGCCATCGACCATTTCCCGTCGCGTCTGAACCTTGCGCGGCAGCTGGGCGCGGAAATCCTCGATTACACGCAGGGCGACGTGCGCGAAGCGCTGACCGACATGACCGGCGGCATCGGCCCCGACGCCTGCATCGATTGCGTCGGGATGGAAAGCCACGGGCTAACCGCCGACAATGTGATCGACCAGATCAAGGTGTCGACCTTCATGGCCAGCGACCGGATCTATGCGCTGCGCCAGGCGATCCTTGCCTGCCGCAAAGGCGGCCGGCTGTCGATTCCGGGCGTCTATGGCGGGTTCGCCGACAGCTTTCCGATCGGCCAGCTGATGGAAAAGGGGCTGACCGTCAAAAGCGGACAGACCCACGTCCAGAAGTTCACGGCGGAATTGCTGGCGAAGATCGAGGATGGGACGATCGACACGACCTTCCTCATCTCGCACCACGCACCGCTGGAAGACGCGGCCGACATGTACAAGCACTGGCACGACGAACAGAACGACTACACCAAGATCGTGCTCAAGCCGGACCTGCCCAAGGGCGCGGTGAAAAAGGTGCAGGAAGTGGAGTATGCGGACGCCTAA
- a CDS encoding SRPBCC family protein, with protein MSDEPNGILSSSGGRTAAAVGIGVATAAVAAGALLLSRSSRHPHIDTDAPNWTLDKSSDGSRPIIGKTQLVGAPRDQLFKAWSRFEDFPKFMENVERVETLGDDRSRWTIKAPAGKQVTLVNRVTERVENQAISWQSEPDSDIANAGKVTFADAPEDRGTYVTLVLSYDPPAGTMGRLFAKLFQREPAIQARRDLRRFKQLIETGEVTTNASPSGRSSESPAEAHI; from the coding sequence GTGAGCGACGAACCCAACGGCATTCTTTCATCGTCAGGCGGACGAACGGCAGCGGCCGTCGGGATCGGCGTCGCGACGGCGGCGGTCGCCGCCGGGGCGCTGCTCCTGTCCCGGTCGTCGCGCCATCCGCACATCGATACCGACGCGCCGAACTGGACGCTCGACAAGTCGTCGGACGGCAGCCGCCCGATTATCGGCAAGACGCAGCTGGTCGGCGCCCCGCGCGACCAGCTGTTCAAGGCCTGGTCGCGGTTCGAGGATTTTCCGAAGTTCATGGAAAACGTCGAACGCGTGGAAACGCTGGGCGACGACCGGTCGCGCTGGACGATCAAGGCGCCGGCCGGAAAGCAGGTCACGCTCGTCAACCGAGTAACCGAGCGAGTCGAGAACCAGGCGATCAGCTGGCAAAGCGAACCGGACAGCGACATCGCCAACGCCGGCAAGGTGACGTTCGCGGACGCGCCAGAAGATCGCGGCACCTATGTCACGCTGGTGCTCAGCTACGACCCGCCGGCCGGAACGATGGGGCGGCTGTTCGCCAAGCTGTTCCAGCGCGAACCGGCCATCCAGGCGCGGCGCGACCTGCGCCGCTTCAAGCAGCTGATCGAAACCGGCGAAGTGACCACCAACGCCTCGCCATCCGGCCGCTCGTCCGAGAGCCCGGCCGAAGCCCACATTTAA